The sequence tactaTATCTCTCCTAAAGCCCACCTCTacctttgcacaatgtgtagtagtagataattatcaacgagattcctgaattatatttttggatggagggagtagtatttaaataagagccttgcatgcaatttcttttgtttgaataatgttttcaacttaaattcttttttatatgtgtgacatttattctccgtaatattttttccatggatctgacttgtgaatcatttttataaaccaacgccaaagatgaatccatgtttcttacttggaaaccccgaacaaacactactagcaggaggcgctcgtgttggcgtcgctcatcgacgacgagaagaagcttggcgactgccagttcgacctctggaagcagtactacgtggccgcatgcatcgatgtgttcggcaagctccggcgcagccactGCTTGGACGTGGTCCGGAGCGGCTGCACTGCGCTATCCATCTtcaaacagggggacctcatggtcgtcgccaatgccggcgactctcgggttgttctgggcaccgcatccgacaaTGGCGTCGTCACACCGTCCAGCTAATCATCCACCTAAAGCTCAACCTaccacgtaagtcactactgatCGGCCATAAATTCTTGTGCGCTAGGACGACGGCCGTTGCTGacattgtgtgagtgtcctcgaacaagatgtatgtagagctgGACGAAAAACTCGTAGCTCGTTAACTCGCTCGACTCGATTCGATAgtggctcgactcgactcgactcGTTTATAATTTGTAATGAGTTGAGCTTGTATTTCAACTCGCTATGATAACGAGCCAActcgagctggctcgcgagctaactcGTGAGCCAAACGAGTTGGGGTAATTAGTCAAATCACAATAATCTCTGATCCAAAATAGTTAATCTTCTACTCTACTATAGTTAATCGTATTCTTTGTTGAGTGTGGAACCTTAAGTTGCAAACTCTATTCTTTTTTCTAAATAGATCTCCTTCTTTTCTTTTGCTACATGTTTTTATATCCGTTCGTAGACACTAGACATGGTATTATCGAGCtgactcgcgagctaaacgagccaactCGAGTCAgcaaacgagtcgagccgagttaGATCTTTAGCTCGTTAAcataacgagtcgagccgagccagctcgttatcTTAACAAGCCAGCTCgagtcgagtcgagtcgagccgagccagctcgatatccacccctagatgtatgtagaggagtagcacatccggtagtgcaacggctaggtgtactacctcgctgatgagctcggggtgcacttcgtttggcagctcagccaagagtcatcggtactctccatgtcgtgcgcgttcgacgactactatatcaaggactatggcgtcatcttggcgccagaggtggCGCAGAGAAGGACCGACAGCattgaccactcgccatcgtcggggtagcttttgtgtcagcctacctttaattctcttcgcaaacacatacacttgcttttttttgtttaagcaagcgtgtatagtggtgcgtacctgatgattgacaatgtacgagggaacttctatcTGCATGTGTGGTAcatgctcttcaatgatgagaccatgcaaatcgtggcatatatcgaagtctgcatgatattgatggttgcaatgtagtagtgaaacagctaaattaaaataacaaaatttatgtatggctaggattataAATGGAtcatgaaacattttcttataataatataagacacattctgtatatctatactacttattaaggcggtaaggggtaggttgccattccgtgttctgtcattcccattccccctccccgcactgtctttcttattctcccctccccgcaaagccattccgtgttctgccagtgTTCTGTTATTCccattcccccctccccgcaaatcacattcccacgtgcatcccatGCCTAACTAAAATTGAATTAAAAACACAAATGTGGCCCAATGAGATTCGAACCTGCGAccctcaagcaaatgtgctcgtagctaccactacaccacatgtgtgtttatgtcaatatctgttatagtaaaaatatctactacGTCTCTCttaaagcccacctgctacctttgcacaatgtgtagtagtagataattatcaacgagattcctgaattatTTTTTTGggtggagggagtagtatttaaataaGAGCCTTGCAtgtaatttcttttgtttgaataatgttttcaacttaaattcttttttatatgtgtgacatttattctccgtaatattttttctatggatctgacttgtgagtcatttttataaaccaacgtCAAAGATGAattcatgtttcttacttgaaaaccccgaacaaacaccactggcaggaggcgctcgTGTTGGCGTCCCTTATCgtcgacgagaagaagcttggcgactaccAGTTCGACCTCTGCAAGCAGTACTACGTGGTCACATGCATCAatgtgttcggcaagctccggtGCAGTCGCCGCTTGGACGTGGTCCGGAGCGGCTGCACTGCGCTGTCCATCTTCAAACAGGGGGACcccatggtcgtcgccaacgccggcgactctcgggttgttctgggcaccgcatccgacaacgacgtcgtcacaccgtccagctcatcatccacctgaagctcaacctgccacgtaagtcactactgaccggtcataaattcttgtgcgctgggacgacggtcgttgctgacgttgtgtgagtgtcctcgaataagatgtatgtagaggagtagcacatccggtggtgcaacggctaggtgtactacctcgccgaTGAgctcggggtgcacttcgtttggcagcccaaccaagagtcatcggtactcgccatgtcgtgcgtgttcgacgactattatatcaaggactatgacgTCATGTTGGCGCCAGAGGtggcgcagaggaggaccgacagcattgaccactcgccatcgtcggggtagcttttgtgtcggtctgtctttaattctcttcgcaaacacatacacttgttttttttaagcaagcgtgtatggtggtgtgtacctgatgactgacaatgtacgagAGAATTTCTATCGGCAGTTGTAGCACGTGCTCtttaatgatgagaccatgcaaatcgtggcatatatcaaagtctgcatgatactgatggttgcaatgtagtagtgaaacaactaaattaaaataacaaaatttgtgTATGGATAGGATTACAAATGGAccatgaaacattttcttataacaatataagacacattttgtatataagttattatgttattataggttcccgttgcaacacacgggcattcacctagtatatatatattctaaaaagaaaaggaaagaaaagaaagaaagcgGCATAAAAAAGTGCAAAGCATGCAAGGCGATCGGACCGGGGCAGCGTGGGAGGCACATAGTCCTGCAagttgggccgggccgggccgaccCGGCACGGGCCCGTCGTGCTTCGGGCTTAAATACTTCGTGCCGTGCTAGCACGAATTTCTTTCGTGCCGGGTCAAAACGTGCTCACCTCCTAAAACGTAGGCCCAGCACGGCCCTAAAGCACGACGGGCTTGCATCGGGCCGTGCTGGCCCAGACCCGGCCCGCAACTTGCAGGACTAGCGCCAGGTATGTGCAGCGAATGGAGCTAGGAACCGCCGGCGGCGAGCACGCGCTCGCGTGACGAAGACGACCCAAATTTAGGCGCCAGAGGACACGCAGACTTGCTGCTTCTCCGCAGAACACCTTCGAGGGCAACTAGAGGACACGCAGACTTGCTGCTTcgccgtggcccttctccaccttGCCTCCTCCAGACTTGCTGCTGCTTCCCCGCAGacttgctgctgctgctcctcCACCTCGCCgtggcttgctgctgctgcttcttCCCTGCAGAACGCCTTCGAGGGCACGAAGGAGCAGACGGCGGCCACCCAGACTTGCTGCTGCTGCTTCCAAAAATGAGCGAGCGGCGGCGCGTGAGGTTGTGACCGTGTGAGGCGTCCAAAAaacaaccctaaccctaaatcgtgccgggctggcccgaGCACGGCCCACTATGGCGTGCCGGGCTACTTGGGCCGTCGGGCTGAAAACAGAAGCACGGCCCAGCCCGCGTAACGTGCCGTGCTGGCCCGAGTATTTTTTGGTCGTGCTGGGCCGGGCTTCGTGCCATTAATTTCGTGTCGGGCTCGTGCTGGCCCAGCAGGCACGGCCCAAACTTACAGCACTAGAGGCACAGCCAAGGAGCGTGCGCCAGCTGCCCGGCGACGGCGACGCCCGGGACGAAAAGGCGAAGCACGATACGAGCACGAGCGAGGAGGAGAATCAAATAACGCACCCCCGGCGGCCACAAGCCGAGCTTGTGGCTGTGCACCCCTCGCCGTGGCCCCCACCCACCTTCTTCCCCTCTTATACCCGCTCGCCTGTCCATAGCAGGCAGCAGCACACCATACCAGATTTGAGATTTCAATGACCTTCCTTTTGCCGGCCTCCTCGTCTCCTCCGGTTCCGGCTACCTACCTGCGGGACGTCGACCTCGTCCGTCTGtcgcctagctagctgcctcggtTTTCGCttgaagcagcagcagcagcaagccggGAGCTTCTGTGTTTGTTTCGATCGGAGTGAGAAGAAGATGGTTGCGGAGTGCCAAGGAGGAGGAGACTTCCTCATCAAGCTCTTCGGGAAGACCATCCCCGtgccggagccggagccggagtcCGGCGACGCCAAGGTTGGCCGTCTTGCTTGCTGTTTTAGTTTATTTCCAGCGGAGTCTGCTGCGTCTGAGTGCCATTTTTTTTTTGCTTGCGAGAAAAAAACACTAAGGCCACGTATTATGCTCAGACTAAAAGGAGTTTCTAGTCGTCTCCGCTGACCGCCTTCCACATCCTAAATACGAATCAAGCACCACTACTAGCAGTAGTACTAAAATTTCAAATCAGATGTCTAATTTCCTAAAGCAGATGTAATATTTTTCTTCTACACAAGAAGCAGCCTTGTTGTAACCCATTTATCTTACATGAAAATTTACCATTCTACATTTCTACTGAACAGGATCTTCAGCAGAGCAGCAGCAACTGGACGGAGATCGTGGACGCCGATGACGACCCCAAGAAGCACAGCGACGGCGACGCTGCCAGGCAGAGGGAGAAGCTGAGGGAGCCCGACAAGGTGCTGCCGTGCCCGCGCTGTAACAGCGCGGACACCAAGTTCTGCTACTTCAACAACTACAACGCGAAGCAGCCGCGCCACTTCTGCAAGCGCTGCCAGCGCTACTGGACCGCGGGCGGCGCCATGCGCAACGTGCCAGTGGGGGCCGGCCGCCGCAAGAACAAGAACGCCGCCGCCTCGCACTCGCACCTCCTCCATAGGACGACGACGACTGCCAACGGCGCGATGCTCAGCTTCGCCCCTCCCGGTCCTGGCCTTGCCTGCCTCTGCCTGGACCTCGCCGCGCAGTTCGGCCACCTGGCCCCGGTCAGGGACGCCGCCGGGACCCCGTCTCGTCCTTGCACTTGCAGCGAAGGGTCGACCGACAGGGACGGCACGTCTTCCGTCGTAGACGAATCTGCAGCAAGCGGGGACGGACCAGTGCAGCTGCACCACCACCCAGCAAGCGTTAACACCGGGTGGCCGCCATACAGCAGCCCACCTCCGGCGGCGCCGTATTTCTCGCCGGGCATCTCGATTCCGGTATACCCCGCCGCGCCGGGGTACTGGGGCTGCATGGTTCCCGGGGCTTGGAGCCTGCCATGGCCGGTGCAGCCGCAGCCCCCGTCGTCGCGGTCGCAGGGGCAGGgcctctcgtcgtcgtcgtcgccgccgccgcccaccaccaccaccatcggtaCTCCTTCAGTCTCATCATCATCCGGGGCCGCTGACTTTGACTCCCACGCCCTGGGGCTGGGCCTGGGCAAGCACCCGCGGGACCGGGACGGCGACGACGGGAGGAAGAGGAACGGCAGTGCCCATGGCAGCGGCAGCGCCAAGGTGTGGGCTCCCAAGACCATCCGGATAGACGATGTGGACGAGGTGGCCAGGAGCTCCATCTGGTCCCTCGTCGGGGTCAGAGGCGACAGGGAGCAGCAGGGCGCAGCCGCGCAGGTGACAAGCTCGGGACAGTGTTCGAGCCCAGGGGCCTGCAGGCCACCAAGAAGGCCATGGCGACAAGCTCGCCGCTCCTTCACGCCAACCCCGTCGCGCTCACGCGCTCGGTGGCGTTCCATGAGGGCTCTTGATTTTGCCATCTCAACATGATGCTCCTAATCAGACTGACAGCACTGATTTGTTTTGGATAAATCATCAGAGGACCCCTCACATGCACGCTGATTCACATACCTCTTTGGTTGCGTAGGAGAATCAGACTCCTCGTATGCATTGACCATAACTCGACTCATGTTTAGTACGCTGCATCTTAAAAACTGAGCACACATACACTGGTGCAACCTAATGTTATTTAGGTGCACCTGTAGATACCCAGAAAACTTACGTATTCGGGCGGCCAGGCTCACACGAGCCTCGCATGCAAGCAGAGATCCAATCACACTGGTAGCTACTTGTGGACGGCGGGGCGGCACGCAATTTGGATGGGAGAAAGAACAGGAGATCAATAAGAGGTTCCTGCTCGTAGATAAATAAATAACATTATCTAACTTTTTCGTTGCGTTCTCTGTGCAAGTCCTTTTTTTCCTCGTGCCCTTTTCACTCTTTTGTTTGGGACAAATTGGACCATGGAAGGTGGTGCAAAAAAGTGAGTCCAGGGGATGGCCAATGCCTAAAACGAGGGAAAGTGACATGCAACTGCTTGTCCAATTGCCTCCAGTCCTCCACTCCACTGACCTTGAAAGCCAAAAGTTGTTCATGTTTTAGCTCTCCTTTTGCGTACTAATGTTGCTAGCTCAACCCTACCAAAGAAGTACAACCAATAAGGAAAACGACAGGAGAAAAAAATGGAGGAATGCAGATAGATTGGTGAGAGGGATGCGGGAAGGGGCAAAATATTGGATTTGTAGTTAGGGATAGATTTGGACGTATGGAGAACCGAATATTCGTATTTGTATTCGGATAAAGTGCTAATATAGATATTCGTATTCGATTTTAATACGTATGTTAAATAGAAATATCCGAATTCAGTTTTTTTCTATCCGGTTTAAGATTCGTATTCGATAACATTCGACAAAAACCACGAAATATACGATACTATTCGTATTCGAAAGGAAAAAATATTCGATAAAATCAATTTAAACTTACTTTTATTACTAATTACTAATTACAAGTGATTTTAAACTTTAAATAGTGTACTAAAAACTAATGTACACCatttaaaatgttaaaaatattcatatcataaataaatgattgTATTAATCTTACGTTACTAGTGATATACAGTGATAAATTTTAATTAATATTAAAAAGTCTAATTTTGAATATATTAGATTATGGGAGTTTTTAGAGTCCAAAATACAAAAATACTTAATACACAAAAAGATTATATTTAAagtccaaaatataaatatacCAGGTATAAATAATTTATTTAAAAATATGATATTCAACTAAGTTTCAACTAGATAATGTATATGTACTATTGCTCATAATTTGCTTGTAATATGATTTTTGTCAACTATAAATCTATCgataaaacaaattaatatttgTTATGATGATATGTTCCAAATCAAGTAAGTATCTGAATGTGAATCCGAATTCGAACTATCCATTTTGAATTTGTATCCGATAGTATTCGTATCCGTATTAGAATTAAAATATTGTAAATAGTGACATTCAGATTTGTTTCCATGCGTATTCGATCCGAATCCATTCCTACTTGTAGTGCCTAGCATAAtagagaaattcaattaaatt is a genomic window of Zea mays cultivar B73 chromosome 5, Zm-B73-REFERENCE-NAM-5.0, whole genome shotgun sequence containing:
- the LOC109939905 gene encoding Cyclic dof factor 2, producing MVAECQGGGDFLIKLFGKTIPVPEPEPESGDAKDLQQSSSNWTEIVDADDDPKKHSDGDAARQREKLREPDKVLPCPRCNSADTKFCYFNNYNAKQPRHFCKRCQRYWTAGGAMRNVPVGAGRRKNKNAAASHSHLLHRTTTTANGAMLSFAPPGPGLACLCLDLAAQFGHLAPVRDAAGTPSRPCTCSEGSTDRDGTSSVVDESAASGDGPVQLHHHPASVNTGWPPYSSPPPAAPYFSPGISIPVYPAAPGYWGCMVPGAWSLPWPVQPQPPSSRSQGQGLSSSSSPPPPTTTTIGTPSVSSSSGAADFDSHALGLGLGKHPRDRDGDDGRKRNGSAHGSGSAKVWAPKTIRIDDVDEVARSSIWSLVGVRGDREQQGAAAQVTSSGQCSSPGACRPPRRPWRQARRSFTPTPSRSRARWRSMRALDFAIST